In Melanotaenia boesemani isolate fMelBoe1 chromosome 18, fMelBoe1.pri, whole genome shotgun sequence, the following proteins share a genomic window:
- the zbtb47b gene encoding zinc finger and BTB domain-containing protein 47, with protein MLIVEKTTDFPSAEFSLVEDVALHFTCLMDRLNEQRLFQPDLCDVDIVLVRQHSTFPAHKGVLAAYSPFFHSLFAQSKQLRRVDLSLDALTSQGLQQILNFIYTSKLLVSSRTVRDVLNAATLLQMSDIAASCRDLISSHSLRTTCTNMANQEGLGSGDPAAVARPPSQLYREIKQESELGRVYTRESSSPFSVRVEERGKTASLTKQYYQKEESTGGGAITGVAALCKVEDNGEETKSADSHASFNRDQIIVEVNLNNQTLNVSKGSEGKPTTTTDTMFGRCHENQQDSDDDEENEGENDNSVGEDPQDLKRSDVLGQSSEEEDEEEEDEEEEEENTLNIPGLEQPAMMDRPRRGTRALAMAGTTASMRQTLAEATLANQRQGGKRTLDAEGLGQKVRLEEKQHFPCKKCPRIFNNRWYLEKHMNVTHNRMQICNNCGKRFLLESELLLHQQTDCEKSIQCVTCGKAFKKLWSLHEHNKIVHGYAEKKFSCEICEKKFYTMAHVRKHMVAHTKDMPFTCETCGKSFKRSMSLKVHSLQHSGEKPFKCENCSERFQYKYQLRSHMSIHIGHKQFMCQWCGKDFNMKQYFDEHMKTHTGEKPYICEICGKSFTSRPNMKRHRRTHTGEKPYPCEVCGQRFRFSNMLKAHREKCFRVSNPMVTNCSDPLGLDQPLASSATDTSGQVQLETATPATSTTTPAAASSPHPLHGTQLSIPLLQSMGTLPPALHLPPPPPLFSAGRMNSNN; from the exons CTCATAGTGGAGAAGACCACAGACTTCCCCTCTGCTGAGTTCTCTCTGGTGGAGGATGTGGCTCTGCACTTTACCTGTTTGATGGACAGGCTGAATGAGCAGCGACTCTTCCAGCCTGACCTGTGTGACGTTGACATTGTTCTGGTGCGTCAGCACAGCACCTTCCCAGCCCATAAGGGTGTGCTGGCAGCCTACAGCCCCTTCTTCCATTCTCTTTTTGCCCAAAGCAAACAGCTGCGGCGTGTTGACCTGTCGCTGGATGCCCTGACCTCTCAGGGGTTGCAGCAGATCCTCAACTTCATTTACACTTCCAAGCTGCTGGTGAGCAGCCGCACTGTTCGTGACGTGCTCAACGCTGCCACGTTACTCCAGATGAGCGACATTGCAGCCTCCTGTCGCGACCTCATCAGCAGCCACTCTCTGAGAACCACCTGTACAAATATGGCCAATCAGGAAGGGCTTGGCAGTGGTGACCCAGCTGCTGTAGCGAGGCCTCCCAGCCAGCTGTACCGGGAGATCAAACAGGAGTCAGAGCTTGGCAGGGTGTACACAAGAGAAAGCAGTAGCCCGTTCTCTGTCAGAGTGGAGGAGAGGGGCAAGACAGCTTCTCTAACAAAGCAGTACTACCAAAAAGAGGAGAGCACAGGAGGCGGGGCCATCACAGGTGTTGCTGCTTTGTGTAAAGTGGAGGACAATGGGGAAGAGACAAAATCAGCAGACAGCCACGCCTCCTTCAACAGAGACCAGATCATAGTTGAAGTCAACCTTAACAACCAAACCCTTAATGTGTCAAAGGGATCAGAGGGCAAACCTACCACTACTACAGACACAATGTTTGGTCGTTGCCATGAAAACCAGCAAGACTCAGACGACGACGAAGAAAATGAAGGGGAAAACGACAACAGTGTTGGAGAAGATCCTCAAGACTTAAAAAGGAGTGACGTTCTAGGGCAAAGcagtgaggaggaagatgaggaggaggaagatgaagaggaagaagaggagaacaCCCTTAACATTCCAGGCTTGGAGCAGCCTGCCATGATGGATCGACCTCGCCGGGGCACCAGAGCCTTGGCCATGGCGGGTACCACTGCTTCCATGCGACAGACGCTTGCAGAGGCCACTCTGGCCAATCAGCGGCAAGGCGGGAAGAGGACGCTGGATGCAGAGGGTCTGGGCCAGAAGGTGCGGCTGGAGGAGAAGCAGCACTTCCCATGTAAGAAGTGTCCTCGCATCTTCAACAACCGCTGGTACCTGGAAAAACACATGAACGTCACTCACAACCGCATGCAGATCTGCAACAACTGTGGGAAACGCTTCCTGCTGGAGAGCGAGCTGCTGCTGCACCAACAGACGGACTGTGAGAAGAGCATCCAG TGTGTAACATGTGGCAAGGCCTTCAAGAAGCTGTGGTCGTTACATGAGCATAACAAGATCGTCCACGGGTACGCCGAGAAGAAGTTCTCCTGTGAGATTTGCGAGAAGAAGTTTTACACCATGGCTCATGTCAGGAAGCACATGGTTG CCCATACCAAGGACATGCCATTCACCTGTGAGACGTGTGGGAAGTCTTTCAAGCGTAGCATGTCCCTGAAGGTTCACTCTCTACAGCACTCAGGAGAGAAACCCTTCAAGTGTGAG AACTGCAGCGAGCGCTTCCAGTACAAATACCAGCTTCGCTCCCACATGAGCATTCACATCGGACACAAGCAGTTCATGTGCCAATGGTGTGGAAAGGACTTCAACATGAAGCAGTACTTCGATGAACACATGAAGACTCACACAG GAGAGAAACCGTACATCTGTGAGATTTGTGGGAAGAGCTTCACGAGCCGGCCCAACATGAAGCGCCACCGCCGCAcccacactggagaaaaacCGTACCCCTGCGAAGTGTGTGGTCAGCGCTTCCGCTTTTCCAACATGCTCAAGGCCCACCGGGAGAAATGCTTCCGCGTCAGCAACCCCATGGTAACCAACTGCAGTGACCCCCTTGGCCTCGACCAGCCCTTGGCCTCCTCTGCCACGGACActtctggtcaggtccagctgGAAACGGCAACCCCCGCAACGTCCACAACCACGCCCGCTGCTGCCTCTagcccccaccccctccatggcACCCAGCTGTCAATCCCCCTGCTGCAATCCATGGGGACGCTGCCTCCCGCATTGCACTTACCCCCACCACCTCCCTTGTTCTCTGCTGGTAGGATGAACTCCAACAACTAA